Below is a genomic region from Tepidiforma bonchosmolovskayae.
CTCGGCCAGGCCGCCGTCGTCCGCCCGGGCACGAACTTCACCATCATCGCCACCGGTCGCATGGTCCAGGAGAGCCTCGCCGCCGCCGAAAAGCTCCTCGAGCACGGCATCGACGCCGAGGTCATCGACCCCCGCTCCCTCGTACCCCTCGATACCGCGACCCTCGTCGAATCCGTCCGCAAGACCCACCGCGCCCTCGTCGTCCACGAGGCCGTCCGCTTCGCCGGCTTCGGCGCCGAAATCGCCGCCCAGCTCCAGGAAGCCGCCTTCGACTACCTGGATGCCCCCATCGGCCGGGTCGGCGCGCCCTTCTCCCCGGTCCCCTTCAGCCCCGCCCTCGAAGCCCACTACGTCCCGAACGCCGACCGCATCGCCGGCGAAGTCCTCCGCCTCCTCGGACGCTCCGGCTGACCATGGAGCCCGGCATCCTCGGGGTCATCGCCAACCCGGCATCCGGCAAGGATATCCGCCGCCTCATCGCCCACGCTGCCGTCGTCAGCGACGCCGCCAGGCGCGGCATCCTCCGCCGCCTGCTCATCGGCGCTGCCGCCGCCGGCGCCCGCCGCGTCCACTACCTGCCCGGCCCGCACCGCCTCGTCGAAGATGCCCTCGACGGCCTCGACCTCGCCCTCGAGGCCGAGGCGCTCCCCGTCGACTTCACCGGCTCGGCGCTCGATACCCGCTCCGCCGCCCGCCTCCTCCGCGAGCGCGGAGCCGCTGCGGTCGTTGTCCTCGGCGGCGACGGTACCTGCCGGGCCGCGGCCGCAGCCTGGCCCGGGCTGCCCATCCTTCCCCTCTCGACGGGCACGAACAACGTCTTCCCCTTCGCTTGCGAGCCCACCGTCGCCGGCCTCGCCGCCGGGCTCGTCGCCGCCGGCCGCGTTCCGCTCGACGATGCCGCCAGCCGGTGCCCGCGCATCCACGTCGAGGTCGAGGGCGAACCGCCCGACCTCGCCCTCGTCGATGCCGCCCTCGTGAACGACCGCTTCGCCGGCGCCCGCGCCGTCTGGAAGCCCGCCGAGCTCACGGCCGTCCTCCTCCTGCGCTCCGACCCCGCCGTCACCGGCCTCGCCGCCATCGGCGGGATGCTCGGCCTGCCCGTCCCCGAGGGCGCCGCCCTCGCCATCGACCTCGGCGAGCCCGGCCGCTCCGTCCGCGTTCCGCTCGCTCCCGGGCTCGTTGTTCCCGTCGCCGTGCGCGGCCACCGGCCGGTGCCCTTCGGCGAGCCCGTCGAGTGGTGCGGCCCCGGCATCCTCGCCCTCGACGGCGAGCGCGAGCGTCGCCTCCTCCCCGGCCAGCGCGCCCGCCTCGTCGCCTTCCCCGACGGCCCCCTCGTCCTCGAACCCGGCCGCATCCTCGCCCGCGCCGCCGAGGCCGGGCTCTTTATCGAAGTCCCCTGCGGAGCAGCCCATGCCGACTGACGTCCTCATCCCCAAGCTGGGCATGACGATGACCGAGGGCACCGTCGCCGAATGGCTCGTGCCCGACGGCGCCCCCGTCCGCGCCGGCGACATCGTCTACCGCCTCGAGACCGAGAAAATTGAGTTCCAGGTCGAAGCCGAGTCCGACGGCATCCTCCGCCACGCCGTCCCTGCGGGCACCACCCTCCCGCCCGGCTCGGTCGTCGGCTACATCCTGGCCCCCGGCGAGGCCCCGCCCGCCGGCGCCCCCGCAGCCGCCGCTCCGCAGGGCGCCCCCGGCGCCCCGCCCCCGCCGCCCGAAGCCGGCCGCGTCCCGGCATCGCCGGCCGCCCGCCGCCTCGCCGCTGAACTCGGCGTGGCGCTCGAAACGGTCCTCGGCACCGGCCCCGGCGGCCGCATCACCGAGGAGGACGTGCGCCGCGCCCATGCCGCCGCAGCCCGCCCGGCCGCCCCTGCAGCCCCGCCTCCCCTCCCCGCCGAACCGCCGCCCGCCACCCCGGTCGCCCGCGCCCTCGGCCGCGAACTCGGCATCGACCTCGCCGCCGTCCGCGGCACCGGCCCCGGCGGCCGCATCACGAAAGAGGACGTCGAGGCTGCCGCCGCAGCCCGCCCGGCCGCCTCGCCGCCTTCGGCGCCCCCGGTCCCGGCCCCTGCTGCTGCGGGGGCCGCCCCCGGCCAGCGCATCCCCCTCCGTGGCATGCGCAAGACCATCGCCGAGCGGATGCACCGCAGCCTCCAGGAGATGGCCCAGCTCACCCTCGGCATGCGCGTCCGCATGGACGATGCCCTTCGCCTCCGCGAGCAGCTCATCGCCGAGTGGCAGCCCGAGGGCATCCGCCCCTCCATCACCGACCTGGTCATCCGCGCTGTCGCCCGGGCCCTGCGCCAGCACCCCGCCCTCAACGCCCGCGTCGAGCCGGACGCCATCGTCCTCGAGCCGGAGGTCCACATCGGCATGGCCGTCGCCCTCGACGCCGGGCTCGTCGTGCCCGTGATCCGCAACGCCGATACCCTCCACCTGCGCGACCTCGCCCGCGAAACCGCCCGCCTCGCCGAGGCTGCCCGCGCCGGCACCCTCGGCCTCGATGACTATGCCGGCCAGACCTTCTCCGTTACCTCCCTCGGCATGGCCGGCGTCGAGTTCTTCACGCCGATCATCAATCCGCCCAACGTCGCCATCCTTGGCGTCGGGCAGGTCGTCGACGACATCCGCTGGGACGGCGACCGGCCCCTCCGCGCCCGGACCCTCACACTCTCCCTCACCATCGACCACCGCGCGGTCGACGGCGCCCCCGGCGCGGCCTTCCTCGGCACCGTCCGCGACCTCCTCGAAGCCCCCTACCGGCTCCTCCTGCCATGAGCACCGCCCGCCGCTTCGATGTCGCCGTCATCGGCGGGGGCGCCGCCGGCGTCGCCGCCGCCCTCGAAGCCGCCCGCCTCGGCGCCTCGGTCGCCCTGGTCGAGGCCGAGCGCCCCGGCGGCTCCTGCGTCCACTTCACCTGCATCCCCACCTCCATCCTCCTCGACGCCGCCGAGGGGTTCGTCCGCGCCCGCGAACTCGCCGTCGCCGGGGTCCTTGCCGCCGGCGAGACCCTTCAGCTCGGCCGCGCCAACGACCGCGCCCGCGCCCTCGTCCGCTCCCTCGCCGCCGGGCTCGAAACCTCCCTGCGCCGCGCCCGCGTGGAGGTCGTCGCCGGCCACGCCAGCTTCCGCGAGCCCGGGCTGCTGACCGTCGCCGGCGCCGGCGAGCTCGCCGCCGATGCCATCGTCATCGCCATCGGCGCCCGCTGGGAGCCGCCCGCCATCCCCGGCCTCCCCGCCGACCGCCTCGTCACGCCCGATGTCGTCCAGTCGTGGCGCGAGCCGCCGCCCTCCTGCCTCGTCCTCGGCGGCGGGCCATCCGGCGGCGTCTTCGCCCTCGAGTACGCGACGCTGCTGGCCCTTGCCGGCTCCGCGGTCACCCTCGCTGCCCCCGGCCCGGGCATCTTCGCCGGCTTCGATGCGGACCTCCAGCCGCTCCTCGCCGACCTCCTCCAGCCGCTCGGCATCACCGTCGCCACCGGCGCCTCGCCCCTCCGCGCCGAAGGCGAAGCGGTCATCCTCGCAACCGCCGCCGGCGAGCGCCCGGTCGCAGCGGCCTGCGTGCTCGCCGCCGACCCGCGCGTTCCCTCGGCCCGCGGCCTCGCCCTCGACCACGCCGGGCTCGCCCCCGGTGCCGACGGCGCCATCCCGGTCGACGAGGGCTGCGCGACCGCCGTGCCCGGCATCTACGCCGCCGGCGATATCACCGGCCGGGGCATGCTCTCGTCAACGGCCGCCGTGCAGGGCCGGGTCGCCGGGGCGAATGCCGCCGGGGACCGCCGCCGTGCCCGCATATCGGCCGTCCCGGTGCTCGTCCACACCGTCCCGCCCGTCGCCGCCGTCGGGCGCACGGCCTCCGACGCGCAGGAGGCCGGCATCCCCCTGGCGACTGCCACGCTCGGCTTCGAAGGCACCGCCGCGTCCGTCGCCCGCGGCGGCCACCCCGGCCTCCTCCGCCTCCACGCCGACCGGCGAACCGGCGAAATTGTGGGCGCCCAGGCCGCCGGCCCCGGTGCGCACGAACTCGTCAGCGCCGCCGCCGCGCTCATGCAGGCCGAGGCGACGGCCGACCAAGCCGCCGCCCTCGTCGCCTGGCACCCGTCGCCCCTGGAGCTCCTCGCCGAAGCGGCCCGCCGCCTGGCCGGCTGACCTTACGCCCGGAGCGCATACACCTCGTAGGTCACGCCGTTCGGCCCCGTGCTCCCGACGGCGACCGCCTGCACGGTGTTCAGCCACGCGTACTTCTCCGCGCCCGTCTCGAACAGCGGCGTCGAGTACACCTTCGTGCTCCCGTCGGCGGCCCGCGCGCCGATGCCCGTGTACGTCACCAGGATGTGCGCCCCGTCGTCCGTCTGCAGGGTCAGCCGCACGTCCAGCTTCATGCTCCCGTCCGGCCGCAGCGTCACCCAGTCCCCGCCCGAATGCGGCACAATCGTGCCCTTCAGCTTCGGGCCTTCGAACGTGCCGCCCGGCACGCTCACAATCAGCCGCGACCCCTGCGGGCCGCCCTGGATCATCGTCGGCGCCCCAACGTTCGCCGTCATCGTAAAGAGGAACTCAACCGGCAGACTCTCCAGCGGCATCTCGAACTACCTTCCTTTCCCTTCGATGTGCGTCCACGGCCGCGGAGTCGGGCGTACCCGTCCGCAGCGCGGCCGACCCTACCCGCCCGCCGCGGGCTGTGTGCTCTCGTGCATCACCACGCTCACCTCCCCGGCGAGCGCGTCATCACGGATGAGCCGCACCACCTCGTCGGCGATCCGCTCCGGCTGGAGCAGCACCGCACCCTCCAGCGACGGCTCCAGCCACCTCGCCGGCCGCGTCCCGTCGCCCGTCTTGGCGATGATCGGCGTATCGACCATCCCCGGCGCCACGGCGTTCACCCGCACGTTCTCCAGCTCCTTCAGGATCGCGCACGACTTCGTGAAGTGGATGACGGCCGCCTTCGAAGCCGCGTACACGGGGTCGAACGGCAGCGGCCCCAGCCCCGCGATGCTCGCCGTGTTCACCACCACGCCGCCCTCGCCGTGCTCCCGGAACGCCTCCACGGCCGCCCGCGTCCCCATGATCACGCCCGACGTATTCACCGAAATCACCCGGTGCACCTTCTCAAGCGGCGCATCCGGCCAGCCCGGCGTGTCGCCCGTCATGATTCCCGCGTTGTTGTGCACGATGTCGAGCCGCCCGAAGACCCGCTTCGCCGCCCGGAACGTCTCCGCGATGCCCTCCGGCGACCCCACGTCGCCCTGCACGAACGCCGCCTCGCCGCCCGCCGCGGCAATCCGCCGCACCGTCTCCTCCCCGCCCGCTGCGTCGATGTCGACGACGATAACCTTCGCCCCTTCCCGCGCCAGCCGCTCCGCGCACGCCCGGCCGATGCCCGACCCTGCGCCGGTGACCAGCGCAACCTTGCCCGCGATCTCCATGCAACCCTCCCGAAATCGAGTCGCCGGGAGTTTATCCTGCTGGACAAAGCTTTGGCCAATAGTCCAGTATTCCCGCATGCCGCAGTCCGTCATCCCCGGGCCCCTCGCCGGCCGCCTCGCGCCCATTCCCGCCCTCCGCGACGGCTTCGAACAGTTCCTCGCCGCCTGCTTCGATACGGCCGCCGTGCCCGCCGCCACCCTCGAGCGCTGCCGGCGCCTCGTCGCCGCGCTCCACGGCGCCGACCCCGCAGATTGCGGTCCCGCCCTCGCGGACCTGCCGGAGTCCGAGGCCGAGCTCCTCGCCCGCGCCGAGGTCCCCTCCGGCCTCCCCCGCGCCGATGCCCTCGCGCTCGATATCGCCCGCTGCATCCCCTGGAGCCACCACGACCTGCCCGACGCTCCCGTCCTCGCCTTCCGCGGCGAGTGCGGCGACCGCGCGACCGTCACGCTCCTCGCCGCCCTCGCCATGTTCGATGCCGTCTGCCGGATGACCCTCGTCGCCCGCCGCCTCGAAGGAGCCTGACCATGTCCACCGTCCCCCGCGTCCCCTCCGCCGTCCCCGGCCAGCCGCCCGCCTTCCACACCGTCCTCGCGCACGCGCCCGCCATCCAGCAGCGGTTCGCGGACCTCTACGGCGCGTTCTGGATGGACTCGGCCCTCTCCCAGCGCGACAAGGAGATCGCCCGCATCCGCAACGCCCGCGTCACCGCCTGCGGCTTCTGCCGCCAGGTCCGCTTCTCCCTCGCCCGCGAGGAAGGGCTCGACGAAGCCACGCTCGACCTCGTCACCGACGCCTACCTCGATGCCCCGCTCAGCCCGCGCGAGAAGCGCATCCTCCAGTTCACCGACGCCATCATCGGCGACCCCTCCCGCGCTGACCCCGCCCTCGGCGCCGCCCTCGGCGACGAACTCGGCGACGCCGGCCTCGCTGAGCTGACCCTCGGGGTTGGGCTCTTCCTCGGCCTCGCGAAGGTGCTCATCACCCTCGGCCTCGAACCGGAGGAGATGCCCGTCACCGTCCTCCCGACGCCGGGTTCGGCGGCCTACAGTCCCCAGGCGGCCGCTGCCGGCTAACCCCGCAGGACCTTCGGTGGCGCACCCAGCCCGAAGAGCGTCCCCTTCCCCGTCACGGCGTCGAAGCTCTCCACCATCACTTCCAGCTCGTCGCCGGTGTCGAGCGTTACCACGCCCCGCCCGATCGCCGGCACCACCAGCGGCTCCGCCCGGAACGCACCGCCCCAGCCCTGCACCTTCCCGGGCGGCGTCGGCTTCGTGAACAGCTCGAGCCGCACCCGCCGCCGGTAGCCTGCCCGCAGCACCTCCAGCTCGGCCTCGCCCTCCCAGCGTCGCATCGTTCCCTCCTGCGATTTCCCCCGTCGATAGCCGGGAGAAACCGTTGCAATCGATCTCCGCGCACAGTATAGTCGCGACACTGGCCAATCAGCCAAAAATCTGGCAGGGACGATAGCCATGGCCGACGCACCAGCCGAGTCCGCACCCGCCCTCAACCGTCCGCCCCGCAAGAAGCGGCACCCCCTTTCCGGCGCCATCTACGAAGAGCTCCCCGGCAACCGCGTCCGCGTCACCAAGGGCGAGAGCTGGGGCATCTTCGATGGCTTCACCACCCGCCACATCGAGGGCCCCCTCACCTACGCCGACCCCCACATGATCATCTGGGTCGGCGGCAAGCCGGTCGAAGGCCTCGGCCACCGCGCCGAGCGCGCCCGCGGCCTCGAAATCGTCCACGACTGACCCTTCCCACGGAGGCATCCACCATGGCACTCAAGACCGTCGGCGACCAGGGCCGCCTCACCGAAGCCGGCTACCGCTCCGCCGGCACTCTCTACCAGGAGCTCCTCGACCAGGATTCCCGCCCGGTCCCCGAAGTCCTCCGCCTCGAATCCCCCATCGAGCCCGGCGTCACCCGCGTCCCCGCCGAACAGTACTACAGCAAGGCCATCCACGACCGCGAGGTCGAGAAGGTCTGGAAGCGCGTCTGGCAGATGGCCTGCCGCGAGGAAGACATCCCCGAAGTCGGCGACTACATCGTCTACGACATCGCCCACCTCTCCTTCCTCGTCGTCCGCAGCGCGCCCGACCGCATCCAGGCCTTCCATAACGCCTGCCTCCACCGCGGCCGCCAGCTCCGCGAATTCGACGGCCGCGGCGCCCAGGAGTTCCGCTGCCCCTTCCACGGCTGGTGCTGGGAGATCGACGGCTCCCTCAAAGAAGTCGTCTGCCAGTGGGACTTTCCCGAAGTCAACGAGCGCGACTACCACCTTCCCGAGGTGAAGGTCGGCACCTGGGGTGGCTTCGTCTTCATCAACCCCGACCCCAACGCCGAGCCCCTTGAGCAGTTCCTCGGCGACCTCCCCCGCCACTTCGAACGGTGGGACCTCGCCAACCGCTTCAAGCAGGCCCACGTCGCCAAGATCCTCCGCTGCAACTGGAAGGTCGCCCAGGAAGCCTTCATGGAGGCCTACCACGTCGTCGCCACCCACCCCCAGCTCCTCAACGGCATCGGCGACTCCAACTCCCAGTACGACGTCTTCGGCAACTTCTCCCGCGCCATCACCCCGAACGGCACCCCGAGCCCCCACCTGCGCGAGGTTCCCAGCCAGCAGGACATGCTCGACGCCATGTTCGACCGCAACCTCGATACCCCGCCGCTCGCCGAGGTGCCGCCCGGCATGGGCGCCCGCCAGTTCGCCGCCATGCTCAGCCGCGAAGGCATGCGCGCCGTCATCGGCGACGAGGCCGATACCTACTGCGACGCCGAATACCTCGACTCCTTCTACTTCACCGTCTTCCCCAACTTCCACCCCTGGGGCGCCTTCAACCGCATCACCTACCGCTTCCGCCCCCACGGCGACAACCCCGACGAGTGCATCATGGAGTGCATGTTCCTGGCGCCCTGGCCGAAGGGCGAGCCGAAGCCCCCGGCCGCGCCCATCCACTGGCTCGGCCCCGATGACGACTGGGCCGACGCCCCCGAACTCGGCATGCTTGCCCGCGTCTTCAACCAGGACACCTTCAACATCCCGAAGGTCCAGCTCGGCCTCAAGACCATGAAGCGGCCGGAAGTCGTCTTCGCCAGCTACAACGAAACGAAGATCCGCCACTTCCACCAGCTCTACGACCGCTGGATGGAGCTCGAATAGCTGCCATGCCCGCGCCCTGCGCGCTCGCCTGGCTCGATGAACCGCCCGCCCCGGCCGACCTGGCCGGGGCGCTCGCCCTCGCCGGCGCCGCCACCCCCGCCGACGTCGACGCCCTGCTCGACGCGCTGGAGGCCGCCCGCACCGCCCTCGAGGCGCTCGCCAGGGAGGCCTTCGCCCGCGCGCCCATTAGCCGCTCCACCGCGGCGTTCCACAGCGCCCTGCCCGACCTCCGCCCCTTCGTCCTCTACCGCCTGCCCGGCCTCCTCCGCGAAGCCGGCCTCTACACCGCCGCGGAGCTCCGCGCCCTCGCCGCCGACGCACAGCCCGCCTGGCTCGCCCGCGAGGCCACCCGCCAGCTCGCCATCCTCGCCGCCGTCCGCGCCGCCGTCCGCCGGCTGGAATCCGGCGACCTCGCCCCGGCCGACTTCCCCGCCGCCATCCGCCGCGCCGCCCGCGAGGCCGCGGCCGTCCAGCCGGCGCCGCAGCCAGCACACCTCCCGGAGGACCTCGAATGACCGCACCCGCAACCCGCCGCTACTCCGACTGGCGCGACGAGTTCGAGTCGCGCAAAAAGAGCCCCGCCGAAGCCCTCGAGGTTGTGCAGAACGGCCACCTCGTCGGCCTCGGCATCCTCTGCCCCGGCGTCCTCAGCCAGGCGCTCCTCGAACGCGCCCGCCAGCTCGAGCGCGTCGATATCCGCTGCCTCGCCCCCCGCGAAGTGCCGCTCTTCTCCCCCGATGGCCCCAAAGGCGAAAAGGAGATCGAGCTCTTCATCGGCGATGCCCTCCGCCCCGCCCACGACCAGCGCATCGCCACCTACCTGCCGAACACGTTCATGCTCGGCTTCAAAGCCTTCGATGCCGGCCGGCCCGAGGCCCGCATCCCCGACGTTTTCCTCGTGGCCGTCTCCCCGCCCAACGAAAAGGGCTACGTCAACTTCGGCCCCCACATGTGGCACAAGAAGGCCTACGTCCGCCGCTGCCGCCACACCATCGCCGCCATCGACCCGAACATCGTGCCCGTCTTCGGCGACACCTGGATCCACGTCTCCGAGATCGACACCTTCGTCGATGGCTACATCAAGCCCGTCGATATCCCCGCCGTCCGCCAGCGCGTCGAAACCCAGGCCCCGCCCGAGCACCGCGACGCCCTCCTGAAGATCCTCAACCAGGCCTCTCCCGACCAAATCGCCCTCGTTGAGGACATGTTCCACCTCATGCCGCCGGGCATCCTCGAGCAGGCGTTCGGCCTCTCCGAGGTCGACCCGGCCGCGCAGGCGATTGCCGACCACCTCAAGACGCTCATCCGCGATGGCGACACCATCCAGGTCGGCGTCGGCCAGCCCAGCTCCCTCATGTTCAAGGCCGGCGCCTTCGACCACGCCCACGACCTCGGCCTCCACACCGAGCTCGGCTCCCCCGGCCTCGCCCGCCTCTGGGAGAAGGGCGTCCTCACCGGCGCACGCAAATCCATCCACAGAGGCCGCGCCGTCGCCACCGCCTGGACCGGCTGCGACGGAACGGACCTCCGCATCATCGCCGGGAACCCCGCCTTCGAACTCTACGACTCGAACTACCTCCTCAACCCGCTCCTCATGGCCCAGAACCGCCAGATGACCTCCATCAACAGCGCCGTCGCCGTCGACCTCCTCGGGCAGGTCGCCGCCGAGGACCGCTTCGGCGGCCACATGGTCAACGGCACCGGCGGCCAGCCCGATGCCCACCTCTCCGCCGCCCTCTGCCCCGACGGCCGGGCCATCACCGTCCTCCGCTCCACGGCCCTCGAAGGCACCGTCTCCAAGATCGTCGCCCAGCACCCCGAGGGCACCCTCGTCACCGTGCCGCGCTACCTCGCCGATACCGTCATCACCGAGTACGGCATCGCCCGCCTGCTCGATAAGAACCACCGCCAGCGCGCCGAGGAGCTCATCGCCATCGCCCACCCCGATTTCCGCGCCGAGCTCCGCGCCCAGGCGAAGCAGCTCTGGGGCAAGCTCGAATGACCGCCGAACCGACCCCGCAGCCGGCACCCCCGGAGGCGCCCGCGGGCCGGCTCGCCGGCAAGGTCGCCGTCGTCCTCGGCGCCTCCTCCGGCATCGGCCGCGCCGCCGCCCTCCGCTTCGCCTGCGAAGGGGCGAAGGTCATCGCCGCAGCCCGGCGCGTGCCCGAACTCGAAGCCCTCGCCCGCGAGTGCGGGGCCATCCCCGTGCCCTGCGACATCACCCGCGACGACCAGGTCGAAGCCCTCGCCCGCGCCCCCCTCGACCGCTTCGGCGCGCTCGATGTCGCCCTCAACTGCGCCGGCTTCGAACAGAGCACCCCCATCCGTGACCTCACCCCCGAGCGGCTCTACGCCATGGCGAGCGTCCAGTTCCTCGGCGCCGTCTCCTT
It encodes:
- a CDS encoding acetyl-CoA hydrolase/transferase family protein, yielding MTAPATRRYSDWRDEFESRKKSPAEALEVVQNGHLVGLGILCPGVLSQALLERARQLERVDIRCLAPREVPLFSPDGPKGEKEIELFIGDALRPAHDQRIATYLPNTFMLGFKAFDAGRPEARIPDVFLVAVSPPNEKGYVNFGPHMWHKKAYVRRCRHTIAAIDPNIVPVFGDTWIHVSEIDTFVDGYIKPVDIPAVRQRVETQAPPEHRDALLKILNQASPDQIALVEDMFHLMPPGILEQAFGLSEVDPAAQAIADHLKTLIRDGDTIQVGVGQPSSLMFKAGAFDHAHDLGLHTELGSPGLARLWEKGVLTGARKSIHRGRAVATAWTGCDGTDLRIIAGNPAFELYDSNYLLNPLLMAQNRQMTSINSAVAVDLLGQVAAEDRFGGHMVNGTGGQPDAHLSAALCPDGRAITVLRSTALEGTVSKIVAQHPEGTLVTVPRYLADTVITEYGIARLLDKNHRQRAEELIAIAHPDFRAELRAQAKQLWGKLE
- a CDS encoding aromatic ring-hydroxylating oxygenase subunit alpha, with product MALKTVGDQGRLTEAGYRSAGTLYQELLDQDSRPVPEVLRLESPIEPGVTRVPAEQYYSKAIHDREVEKVWKRVWQMACREEDIPEVGDYIVYDIAHLSFLVVRSAPDRIQAFHNACLHRGRQLREFDGRGAQEFRCPFHGWCWEIDGSLKEVVCQWDFPEVNERDYHLPEVKVGTWGGFVFINPDPNAEPLEQFLGDLPRHFERWDLANRFKQAHVAKILRCNWKVAQEAFMEAYHVVATHPQLLNGIGDSNSQYDVFGNFSRAITPNGTPSPHLREVPSQQDMLDAMFDRNLDTPPLAEVPPGMGARQFAAMLSREGMRAVIGDEADTYCDAEYLDSFYFTVFPNFHPWGAFNRITYRFRPHGDNPDECIMECMFLAPWPKGEPKPPAAPIHWLGPDDDWADAPELGMLARVFNQDTFNIPKVQLGLKTMKRPEVVFASYNETKIRHFHQLYDRWMELE
- a CDS encoding DUF3237 domain-containing protein, which produces MPLESLPVEFLFTMTANVGAPTMIQGGPQGSRLIVSVPGGTFEGPKLKGTIVPHSGGDWVTLRPDGSMKLDVRLTLQTDDGAHILVTYTGIGARAADGSTKVYSTPLFETGAEKYAWLNTVQAVAVGSTGPNGVTYEVYALRA
- a CDS encoding NAD(+)/NADH kinase; the protein is MEPGILGVIANPASGKDIRRLIAHAAVVSDAARRGILRRLLIGAAAAGARRVHYLPGPHRLVEDALDGLDLALEAEALPVDFTGSALDTRSAARLLRERGAAAVVVLGGDGTCRAAAAAWPGLPILPLSTGTNNVFPFACEPTVAGLAAGLVAAGRVPLDDAASRCPRIHVEVEGEPPDLALVDAALVNDRFAGARAVWKPAELTAVLLLRSDPAVTGLAAIGGMLGLPVPEGAALAIDLGEPGRSVRVPLAPGLVVPVAVRGHRPVPFGEPVEWCGPGILALDGERERRLLPGQRARLVAFPDGPLVLEPGRILARAAEAGLFIEVPCGAAHAD
- a CDS encoding SDR family NAD(P)-dependent oxidoreductase, whose protein sequence is MEIAGKVALVTGAGSGIGRACAERLAREGAKVIVVDIDAAGGEETVRRIAAAGGEAAFVQGDVGSPEGIAETFRAAKRVFGRLDIVHNNAGIMTGDTPGWPDAPLEKVHRVISVNTSGVIMGTRAAVEAFREHGEGGVVVNTASIAGLGPLPFDPVYAASKAAVIHFTKSCAILKELENVRVNAVAPGMVDTPIIAKTGDGTRPARWLEPSLEGAVLLQPERIADEVVRLIRDDALAGEVSVVMHESTQPAAGG
- a CDS encoding carboxymuconolactone decarboxylase family protein — its product is MSTVPRVPSAVPGQPPAFHTVLAHAPAIQQRFADLYGAFWMDSALSQRDKEIARIRNARVTACGFCRQVRFSLAREEGLDEATLDLVTDAYLDAPLSPREKRILQFTDAIIGDPSRADPALGAALGDELGDAGLAELTLGVGLFLGLAKVLITLGLEPEEMPVTVLPTPGSAAYSPQAAAAG
- a CDS encoding FAD-dependent oxidoreductase, whose product is MSTARRFDVAVIGGGAAGVAAALEAARLGASVALVEAERPGGSCVHFTCIPTSILLDAAEGFVRARELAVAGVLAAGETLQLGRANDRARALVRSLAAGLETSLRRARVEVVAGHASFREPGLLTVAGAGELAADAIVIAIGARWEPPAIPGLPADRLVTPDVVQSWREPPPSCLVLGGGPSGGVFALEYATLLALAGSAVTLAAPGPGIFAGFDADLQPLLADLLQPLGITVATGASPLRAEGEAVILATAAGERPVAAACVLAADPRVPSARGLALDHAGLAPGADGAIPVDEGCATAVPGIYAAGDITGRGMLSSTAAVQGRVAGANAAGDRRRARISAVPVLVHTVPPVAAVGRTASDAQEAGIPLATATLGFEGTAASVARGGHPGLLRLHADRRTGEIVGAQAAGPGAHELVSAAAALMQAEATADQAAALVAWHPSPLELLAEAARRLAG
- a CDS encoding 2-oxo acid dehydrogenase subunit E2 encodes the protein MPTDVLIPKLGMTMTEGTVAEWLVPDGAPVRAGDIVYRLETEKIEFQVEAESDGILRHAVPAGTTLPPGSVVGYILAPGEAPPAGAPAAAAPQGAPGAPPPPPEAGRVPASPAARRLAAELGVALETVLGTGPGGRITEEDVRRAHAAAARPAAPAAPPPLPAEPPPATPVARALGRELGIDLAAVRGTGPGGRITKEDVEAAAAARPAASPPSAPPVPAPAAAGAAPGQRIPLRGMRKTIAERMHRSLQEMAQLTLGMRVRMDDALRLREQLIAEWQPEGIRPSITDLVIRAVARALRQHPALNARVEPDAIVLEPEVHIGMAVALDAGLVVPVIRNADTLHLRDLARETARLAEAARAGTLGLDDYAGQTFSVTSLGMAGVEFFTPIINPPNVAILGVGQVVDDIRWDGDRPLRARTLTLSLTIDHRAVDGAPGAAFLGTVRDLLEAPYRLLLP